Proteins encoded within one genomic window of Anopheles gambiae chromosome 3, idAnoGambNW_F1_1, whole genome shotgun sequence:
- the LOC1269143 gene encoding radial spoke head protein 9 homolog, with amino-acid sequence MEIDSFTELVPLLSNFWRTIPAAQQLKLESSLTLLKQDHQLGQLYFLGRLEAHSVAYLLAFGTPGLDVFRERKFYYSRNAVDWILLLEPTDWTEEWSRLWGEFTGNASFAFKMRSLAAGSAGVVVREQDRLWYVIHAILREAAGVPRGALRMSIERDVVLNPFFQGLTRAEMVQLANYQHFRRPERPAEENLRGRKECDLSFDVFDRLEVDVLPEGKSFTMRLDDSGRVVVWSSLHWLGLEFFHKADSNVYGFFYQGDGRKNWDLPFMVEV; translated from the coding sequence aTGGAGATTGACAGCTTCACCGAGCTGGTGCCGCTGCTGTCCAACTTCTGGCGCACCATCCCGGCCGCCCAGCAGCTCAAGCTCGAGAGCTCGCTGACGCTGTTGAAGCAAGATCACCAGCTGGGCCAGCTTTACTTTCTCGGCCGGCTGGAGGCCCACTCGGTCGCGTACCTGCTCGCGTTCGGCACGCCCGGGCTGGATGTGTTCCGGGAGCGAAAGTTTTACTACAGCCGGAACGCGGTCGACTGGATACTGCTGCTCGAGCCGACCGATTGGACCGAAGAGTGGAGCCGACTGTGGGGAGAATTTACCGGAAACGCGTCGTTCGCGTTCAAAATGCGCTCGCTGGCGGCGGGCAGTGCCGGTGTGGTGGTGCGCGAACAGGATCGGCTCTGGTACGTGATCCATGCGATCCTGCGGGAGGCGGCCGGTGTACCGCGTGGCGCCCTGCGCATGTCGATCGAGCGGGACGTGGTGCTGAACCCGTTCTTCCAGGGGTTGACGCGCGCGGAGATGGTGCAGCTGGCCAACTATCAACACTTTCGGCGACCGGAGCGGCCGGCGGAGGAGAACCTGCGCGGCCGGAAGGAGTGCGATCTTTCGTTCGACGTGTTCGACCGGCTGGAGGTGGATGTGCTGCCGGAAGGCAAAAGTTTCACCATGCGGttggacgattccgggcgggtggtggtgtggagttcgctgcactgGCTGGGGCTGGAATTTTTCCACAAAGCGGACAGCAATGTGTACGGGTTCTTTTACCAGGGCGATGGGCGTAAAAATTGGGATCTTCCATTTATGGTAGAGGTGTAA